One window of Thermocoleostomius sinensis A174 genomic DNA carries:
- a CDS encoding glycoside hydrolase, with protein sequence MSYPLYVAFIWHQHQPLYKSYLDGEYRLPWVRLHGTKDYLDLVLLLEQFPRLHQTVNLVPSLLLQIEDYVAGTAFDPYLSAALTPTEALQIGQKQFIVEHFFDAHHRTMIDPHPRYAELYEQQQHNGKAWCLEHWSLQDYSDLLAWHNLAWFDPLFWQDAEIACWLEQGKNFTLSDRQRIYSKQREILSRIIPQHRRMQENGQLEVTTTPYTHPILPLLADTNAGRVAVPQMTLPTQRFQWPEDIPRHLRKAKHLYRNWFGCNPKGLWPSEQSVSPAILPDIAEQGFQWICSDEAVLGWTLQHFFHRDAMGTVMEPELLYRPYRLETPHGDLAIVFRDHRISDLIGFTYGNMPPRQAAIDLVGQLEAISRTLKSRQSGGVALDRPWLVTIALDGENCWEYYTLDGKPFLESLYQILSEHPSIQLVTVSEYLDKFPPTETLPSHQLHSGSWVDGSFTTWIGDPVKNRAWDLLTEARKTLDACPEATEENNPEAWEALYAAEGSDWFWWFGAGHSSNQDAMFDQLFREHLMTLYRALNKPVPDSVRRPVDDRIIPADCRPSGFIHPVIDGQADPQDWDRAGRIEVGGSRGTMHQSTAIQRLWYGVDHLNLYLRVDFKTGAKPGVSLPSELHLFWFYPDRPVAISPIPLENLPNTAPLNYSYHHHLGINLMTQSAWLQEAVESNQWHSRMTRANVAFGDCLEVSIPWADLSTVEPDWSLRLLVILANNGSYQNHVPNDTLIPVDVP encoded by the coding sequence ATGTCCTATCCTCTTTACGTTGCGTTCATTTGGCATCAACATCAACCTCTGTACAAAAGTTATCTCGATGGTGAATACCGCCTCCCTTGGGTACGACTGCATGGCACGAAAGATTATCTCGATTTGGTGTTACTGCTAGAACAGTTTCCTAGACTTCATCAGACGGTCAACCTAGTTCCTTCATTGCTGTTGCAGATCGAAGATTACGTCGCAGGAACAGCCTTTGATCCCTACTTGTCAGCCGCCTTGACTCCCACGGAAGCACTGCAAATTGGGCAAAAGCAGTTCATCGTTGAGCATTTCTTTGATGCCCATCATCGCACCATGATTGATCCTCATCCGCGCTATGCCGAACTCTATGAACAGCAACAACACAATGGGAAAGCGTGGTGCTTGGAACACTGGAGCTTACAGGACTATAGCGATTTACTGGCGTGGCATAATTTGGCCTGGTTCGATCCGTTGTTTTGGCAGGATGCGGAGATTGCTTGTTGGTTAGAGCAGGGCAAGAACTTTACGCTTAGCGATCGACAACGCATTTATTCTAAGCAGCGAGAAATTCTGAGTCGCATCATTCCCCAGCACCGCCGAATGCAGGAAAACGGACAACTGGAAGTGACCACCACCCCCTATACACATCCCATTTTGCCGTTGTTGGCTGATACCAACGCTGGACGGGTGGCTGTACCGCAAATGACCCTGCCCACCCAGCGATTTCAATGGCCCGAAGACATTCCACGCCATCTCCGCAAAGCCAAGCACCTGTATCGCAATTGGTTTGGTTGTAACCCTAAAGGGCTTTGGCCATCCGAACAGTCTGTGAGTCCTGCCATTTTGCCCGATATTGCCGAACAAGGATTTCAGTGGATTTGTTCAGATGAGGCTGTCTTGGGCTGGACATTACAACACTTTTTTCACCGGGATGCGATGGGTACCGTGATGGAACCGGAGTTGCTCTATCGCCCCTATCGGCTGGAAACTCCACACGGCGATCTGGCGATCGTGTTTCGGGATCACCGCATTTCAGATCTGATTGGCTTCACCTATGGCAACATGCCTCCTCGTCAAGCGGCGATCGATTTGGTGGGACAACTAGAAGCCATCAGCCGCACGCTAAAGTCTCGGCAATCCGGCGGCGTGGCGCTCGATCGCCCTTGGCTGGTCACGATTGCCCTCGATGGCGAAAACTGCTGGGAATACTACACCCTCGATGGCAAACCCTTCTTAGAGTCGCTCTACCAAATTCTGAGTGAGCATCCCAGCATTCAGCTAGTGACAGTTTCTGAGTATTTGGATAAGTTTCCACCGACTGAAACCTTGCCCAGCCATCAGTTGCACAGTGGTTCTTGGGTAGATGGGAGTTTCACTACGTGGATTGGTGATCCGGTGAAAAATCGCGCCTGGGATCTACTGACCGAGGCTCGGAAAACGCTAGATGCCTGTCCGGAAGCGACCGAGGAGAATAATCCAGAAGCGTGGGAGGCTCTCTATGCAGCCGAGGGATCAGACTGGTTTTGGTGGTTTGGTGCCGGACATTCGTCTAACCAAGACGCTATGTTCGATCAACTTTTCCGAGAACACTTAATGACGCTCTACCGAGCATTGAATAAGCCTGTTCCTGATTCAGTGCGCCGCCCCGTTGACGATCGCATCATACCAGCCGATTGCCGTCCCTCTGGGTTCATCCACCCAGTCATCGATGGACAGGCCGACCCACAGGACTGGGATCGAGCCGGGCGAATTGAAGTAGGTGGTTCTCGAGGTACTATGCATCAAAGCACTGCCATTCAGCGGCTATGGTACGGTGTAGATCACCTGAATCTGTATTTACGAGTTGATTTCAAGACAGGAGCAAAACCGGGTGTTTCTTTGCCATCAGAACTGCATCTATTTTGGTTCTACCCCGATCGACCAGTGGCTATCAGCCCAATCCCCCTAGAAAACCTACCAAATACTGCCCCGCTTAATTATTCCTATCATCATCATTTGGGGATCAACTTAATGACTCAATCTGCCTGGTTGCAAGAGGCCGTAGAGAGCAATCAATGGCATTCGCGCATGACTCGCGCCAATGTG